From a region of the Pectobacterium aquaticum genome:
- a CDS encoding MFS transporter, which produces MLKEIERFSPAVRNFLIATFLMGLSNGMFDAVYNFYLEIRGIDKSDTGHIYAIAMIMMAAAVVPLIYLSKKVSQKSLLIYSSFIYAFPFILLPFLTTITASALTLGLILSGMIALLSLGNSLVGSNVEASSRTALFSCFFISYLGAAMVGSVIVSLITYYSRAANLVNYQFILVASFFSAILMIYFRLRSLDGIVEPDKEGIKISRGRETEWFNFFVLFVASSLLGGSITLIFRFINIVFNLAYSMNVSEISLIMGGDKVISIVGAIFAPLLVKRFSLKPTVIIAGVLTFICIYAQSLHMSVAVFIALYFIRLLLNYCLMPLLDTLAITGFAKERTLLSTSIRQLSFYLGSALSAVIYGKILDSGHWENALVISAVLALTGSIFMTMIRVKNSN; this is translated from the coding sequence ATGTTAAAAGAAATAGAGAGGTTTAGTCCTGCGGTTAGGAATTTCCTGATTGCGACTTTTTTAATGGGGCTAAGTAATGGCATGTTTGATGCTGTTTATAATTTCTATCTGGAAATTCGTGGGATTGATAAATCAGATACAGGGCATATTTACGCCATTGCAATGATAATGATGGCCGCAGCAGTAGTGCCTTTGATTTATCTGAGTAAGAAAGTTTCTCAGAAAAGTCTTCTTATCTATTCTTCCTTCATTTATGCATTCCCTTTCATTTTACTCCCCTTCTTGACAACAATAACTGCGAGTGCACTAACGTTAGGGTTGATCTTATCTGGCATGATTGCGTTGCTATCGCTCGGAAATTCATTGGTAGGATCAAATGTTGAAGCAAGTAGCCGTACTGCGCTATTTAGCTGTTTCTTCATTTCCTATCTGGGGGCAGCTATGGTGGGATCAGTTATAGTTAGCCTAATAACTTATTATTCTCGTGCGGCTAATCTAGTAAACTATCAGTTTATTCTAGTGGCATCTTTTTTTTCTGCCATATTGATGATTTATTTCCGATTGAGATCTTTAGATGGAATTGTTGAACCAGACAAAGAGGGAATAAAAATTTCAAGGGGTAGGGAAACTGAATGGTTTAATTTTTTTGTGCTATTTGTTGCCTCTTCCTTGCTTGGCGGCTCTATTACTTTGATATTTCGATTCATTAATATTGTATTCAATCTTGCGTATTCAATGAATGTCAGTGAAATCTCTCTTATAATGGGGGGGGACAAAGTCATTAGTATTGTTGGAGCAATTTTTGCGCCTTTGTTGGTTAAACGATTTTCCCTTAAACCAACTGTCATTATCGCTGGAGTGCTAACATTCATATGCATCTATGCTCAGTCTCTCCATATGTCAGTTGCGGTTTTTATCGCTTTGTATTTTATCAGGCTTTTACTTAATTATTGTCTGATGCCACTTCTTGATACGCTTGCTATTACGGGGTTCGCGAAAGAGAGAACACTATTATCGACAAGTATACGCCAACTTTCTTTCTATCTCGGGAGTGCTTTATCGGCAGTCATTTATGGAAAAATTCTTGATAGTGGCCATTGGGAAAATGCTCTTGTAATTTCAGCTGTACTTGCACTCACTGGTTCCATTTTTATGACCATGATTCGAGTTAAAAATAGTAATTAA
- the ubiK gene encoding ubiquinone biosynthesis accessory factor UbiK, with amino-acid sequence MIDPKKIEQIARQVHESMPKGIRELGDDVEKKIRQVLQAQLTRLDLVNREEFDIQTQVLLRTREKIARLEQRMTELEAKLSTEEKPAAAPENDQSS; translated from the coding sequence ATGATTGACCCAAAGAAGATTGAGCAAATCGCCCGTCAAGTGCATGAATCTATGCCAAAAGGTATCCGGGAATTGGGTGATGATGTGGAGAAAAAAATTCGTCAGGTCTTGCAGGCACAGCTGACCCGGTTGGATTTGGTGAACCGTGAAGAGTTCGATATTCAGACGCAGGTTCTGCTCCGCACGCGCGAGAAGATTGCTCGCCTGGAACAGCGTATGACCGAGCTGGAAGCGAAACTGTCTACGGAAGAAAAGCCCGCCGCAGCGCCAGAAAACGACCAATCGTCATAA
- the norV gene encoding anaerobic nitric oxide reductase flavorubredoxin: MTIHVKNNIHWVGQRDWEVRDFHGTEYKTLQGSSYNSYLIREEKTVLIDTVDHKFSREFVQNLMAEVDLNTIDYIVINHAEEDHAGALSELMSRIPNTPIYCTHNAIDSITGHHHHPEWNFHTVKTGDTLDIGNGKQLIFIETPMLHWPDSMMTYMTEDAVLFSNDAFGQHYCDEHLFNDEVDQTELFEQCQRYFANILTPFSRLVTAKIHEVLGFNLPLSMVATSHGVVWRDDPAQIIHRYLKWADSYQEDRITLFYDTMSNNTRMMADAIAQGINDVDPGVAVKIYNVARHDKNEILTQVFRSKGVLVGSSTMNNVMMPKVAAMLEEITGLRFQNKKASAFGSYGWNGGAVDRVQTRLMDAGFETTLALKTKWRPDGSALEICREHGREIARQWALHPLDNTPARRVISPVKQTAAAPQTTTAPQNVSAPAESACGCNEVAAPQSTAQPAVQSENGCMQCSVCQWIYDPALGEPMQDVTPGTLWSDVPDSFLCPECGLGKDVFNPIR; encoded by the coding sequence ATGACAATTCACGTTAAGAACAATATCCACTGGGTTGGACAACGCGACTGGGAAGTCCGTGATTTTCACGGCACCGAATACAAGACGCTGCAAGGCAGCAGCTACAACAGCTACCTGATCCGCGAAGAAAAAACCGTGCTGATCGATACCGTCGATCACAAATTCAGCCGTGAATTTGTACAAAACCTGATGGCGGAAGTGGATCTGAACACGATTGATTATATCGTGATCAACCACGCCGAAGAGGATCACGCTGGCGCGCTGAGCGAGCTGATGTCGCGTATTCCCAACACGCCGATTTACTGCACCCACAATGCGATCGATTCCATTACCGGTCACCATCACCACCCTGAGTGGAATTTCCACACGGTCAAAACTGGCGACACACTGGATATCGGTAACGGCAAACAGTTGATCTTTATCGAAACCCCAATGCTGCACTGGCCGGACAGCATGATGACCTACATGACCGAGGATGCCGTATTGTTCAGTAACGATGCGTTCGGTCAGCACTACTGCGATGAGCACCTGTTCAATGACGAAGTGGATCAAACCGAACTGTTCGAACAGTGCCAGCGCTATTTCGCCAATATTCTGACGCCGTTCAGCCGCTTAGTCACCGCCAAGATCCACGAAGTGCTGGGCTTCAACCTGCCGTTGTCGATGGTGGCGACCTCGCACGGCGTGGTATGGCGTGACGATCCGGCCCAGATCATCCACCGGTATCTGAAGTGGGCGGACAGCTATCAGGAAGATCGTATCACGCTGTTTTACGACACCATGTCCAATAACACCCGCATGATGGCCGATGCCATTGCGCAAGGCATCAACGATGTCGATCCCGGCGTCGCGGTGAAAATCTATAACGTCGCTCGTCACGACAAGAACGAAATTCTGACACAGGTCTTCCGCTCGAAAGGCGTGCTAGTCGGTTCATCCACCATGAATAACGTGATGATGCCGAAGGTCGCGGCCATGTTGGAAGAGATCACCGGCCTGCGCTTCCAAAACAAGAAAGCCTCGGCATTTGGTAGCTACGGCTGGAACGGCGGCGCGGTAGACCGCGTTCAAACCCGACTGATGGACGCCGGTTTTGAAACCACGCTGGCGCTGAAAACCAAGTGGCGTCCTGACGGTTCCGCGCTGGAAATTTGTCGCGAACACGGCCGCGAAATTGCGCGTCAGTGGGCGCTGCATCCGCTGGATAACACACCAGCCCGACGCGTCATCTCGCCCGTAAAACAGACCGCTGCGGCACCGCAAACCACCACCGCCCCGCAGAATGTGAGCGCCCCAGCCGAGAGCGCCTGCGGATGCAATGAAGTCGCTGCGCCACAGTCAACCGCACAGCCAGCGGTACAGTCAGAAAACGGCTGTATGCAGTGCAGCGTCTGCCAGTGGATCTACGATCCGGCGCTCGGCGAACCGATGCAGGATGTCACCCCTGGCACCCTATGGTCGGACGTACCAGACAGCTTCCTCTGCCCAGAATGTGGGCTGGGTAAAGACGTTTTCAATCCGATTCGCTAG
- a CDS encoding RBBP9/YdeN family alpha/beta hydrolase, producing METTYLIVPGYTNSGPEHWQSYMERKYTNVIRVIQDDWNNPCRQTWVERLDQAIKNTTGDIVLIGHSCGAVSVAQWAESYASEKVIYAVMVALADVDAQDALEDIRQQRPLPTKNLSITSLLICSDNDEHLSLQRAHELASAWGSEIKVIPGAGHIHTAAGYGEWLTGEKLIEEFTGRKLIRKGEKE from the coding sequence ATGGAAACTACTTATCTGATTGTCCCTGGCTATACTAACTCTGGTCCTGAACATTGGCAGTCTTACATGGAAAGGAAGTATACGAATGTTATCCGTGTCATACAGGATGATTGGAATAATCCTTGTCGCCAGACATGGGTAGAGCGTCTGGATCAGGCAATAAAGAATACTACAGGTGACATCGTGCTAATCGGGCATAGTTGTGGCGCTGTTAGCGTAGCCCAATGGGCAGAATCTTACGCCAGTGAGAAGGTCATCTATGCAGTTATGGTTGCGCTTGCTGACGTTGACGCTCAGGATGCTCTGGAGGATATTCGTCAGCAAAGGCCGCTACCTACCAAGAACCTTTCTATAACTTCCCTTCTGATTTGTAGCGATAACGACGAGCATCTTTCATTGCAACGAGCTCATGAGCTGGCCTCCGCATGGGGAAGTGAAATAAAAGTAATTCCTGGTGCTGGACATATTCATACAGCTGCAGGATACGGTGAATGGCTGACTGGGGAAAAACTAATTGAGGAGTTTACAGGTAGGAAATTAATCAGAAAGGGAGAAAAAGAATAA
- the tehB gene encoding SAM-dependent methyltransferase TehB, protein MQDLICYKKMPQWNSQTLPAAFQEKHNTQEGTWAKLTVQKGEMAFSMLTEDGETLETFHFSEQNQPPFVEPQAWHRIVSFSDDLECQLSFFCSAEDFYHKKYGLTRTHSEVINAVQHIKPGKTLDLGCGGGRNALYLNLRGFDVTACDKHEQSIDSLNNIIKSEALENIRAGVYNINLAEIKEQYDFILSTVVLMFLERDRIPHIISNMQNSTVNGGYNLIIAAMSTEDCPCPMPFSFTFKENELKNYYADWEILKYNEDMGELHKTDAQGNRIKLRFATLLARKP, encoded by the coding sequence ATGCAAGATCTCATTTGTTATAAGAAGATGCCGCAGTGGAACAGCCAGACGCTGCCTGCCGCGTTTCAGGAAAAGCACAACACGCAGGAAGGCACCTGGGCAAAATTGACCGTGCAGAAAGGGGAAATGGCCTTCTCCATGCTGACCGAAGACGGCGAGACGCTGGAGACGTTTCACTTCTCCGAACAGAACCAGCCGCCGTTTGTTGAGCCACAGGCGTGGCACCGCATCGTCTCGTTCTCTGACGATCTGGAATGTCAGCTCAGCTTTTTCTGCTCCGCGGAAGATTTTTACCATAAAAAATACGGTCTGACGCGTACCCATTCCGAAGTGATCAACGCCGTGCAGCACATCAAACCAGGCAAAACGCTGGATTTAGGCTGCGGTGGCGGGCGCAACGCGCTGTACCTGAACCTGCGCGGGTTTGATGTCACGGCCTGTGATAAGCACGAGCAAAGCATTGATTCGCTGAATAACATCATCAAGAGTGAAGCGCTGGAAAACATCCGGGCTGGCGTTTACAACATCAATCTGGCGGAAATCAAAGAACAGTACGACTTCATCCTGTCGACCGTCGTGCTGATGTTCCTGGAACGCGATCGTATTCCGCACATCATCAGCAATATGCAGAACAGCACCGTTAACGGCGGCTATAACCTGATTATCGCCGCGATGTCGACGGAAGATTGTCCGTGCCCAATGCCTTTCTCGTTCACCTTTAAAGAAAACGAGCTGAAGAACTATTACGCCGATTGGGAGATCCTCAAGTACAACGAGGATATGGGCGAACTGCACAAGACTGATGCGCAGGGTAACCGCATCAAACTGCGCTTCGCCACGCTGCTGGCAAGAAAGCCGTAA
- the norR gene encoding nitric oxide reductase transcriptional regulator NorR — protein sequence MTLSINALARIAIELQMGLSNQDRFQRLINSLRQLLRCDASALLRYENQLFRPLAIDGLAPDVLGRRFRLSDHPRLEAIARAGDVVRFPADSQLPDPYDGLIPSQEDLKVHACVGLPLFANQNLIGALTVDGMDPCQFDHFSDEELRLVGAMAAAALSNALLMERLERQLPAPVRAESPAAESVDEMVGLSEPMQRLKKEVDIVAGSDLNVLIMGETGVGKELVARAIHRGSSRASHPLVYLNCAALPESVAESELFGHVKGAFTGAIHHRTGKFEMADNGTLFLDEIGELSLTLQAKLLRVLQYGDLQRVGDDSSLKVNVRVLAATNRDLRQAVLDGAFRADLFHRLSVFPLSVPPLRERSQDVALLAGFFCERSRVQLGLARLALTADAGALLEQYDWPGNVRELEHAIYRATVLARAGQESGEVLLGREHFNLELPAQPAHSATGSSNAIEIEPAYFISGGLREATDDYQRRIIQQTLARHEGNWSSCARELEMDSGNLHRLAKRLKIKKDVF from the coding sequence ATGACGCTCTCTATTAACGCCCTTGCTCGTATTGCTATCGAGCTGCAAATGGGGCTATCAAATCAGGACCGTTTCCAGCGCTTAATCAACAGCCTGCGCCAGCTGCTGCGCTGCGATGCCTCTGCGCTGCTGCGTTACGAGAATCAGCTGTTCCGTCCGTTGGCGATCGACGGTCTGGCGCCGGACGTGCTGGGGCGACGCTTCCGTCTGTCCGATCATCCCCGTTTGGAGGCGATTGCCCGCGCGGGTGACGTGGTGCGCTTTCCGGCGGACAGCCAGCTTCCCGATCCGTATGACGGTCTGATTCCCAGTCAGGAAGATCTTAAGGTACATGCCTGCGTTGGCTTGCCGCTGTTTGCCAATCAGAATCTGATCGGCGCGCTGACTGTGGACGGTATGGATCCGTGTCAGTTCGACCATTTTAGCGATGAAGAACTGCGGCTGGTGGGGGCGATGGCGGCGGCGGCGCTGAGTAATGCGCTGCTGATGGAACGCCTTGAGCGGCAGTTGCCCGCGCCGGTGCGGGCCGAAAGTCCGGCGGCGGAAAGCGTGGATGAAATGGTTGGGCTGTCGGAACCGATGCAGCGGCTGAAGAAAGAGGTCGATATCGTCGCGGGTTCCGACCTGAACGTGCTGATCATGGGAGAAACCGGCGTCGGTAAAGAGCTGGTGGCGCGGGCGATTCATCGCGGTTCCAGCCGGGCAAGTCATCCTCTGGTGTACCTGAACTGCGCCGCGCTGCCGGAGTCGGTAGCGGAGAGTGAGTTGTTTGGTCATGTTAAGGGCGCGTTTACCGGAGCGATCCATCATCGAACCGGCAAGTTTGAAATGGCGGATAACGGTACGCTGTTTCTGGATGAAATTGGCGAACTGTCGCTGACGCTACAGGCGAAGCTGCTGCGCGTATTGCAGTATGGCGATCTCCAGCGCGTGGGCGATGACAGCAGTCTGAAAGTGAACGTGCGCGTGCTGGCGGCGACCAACCGCGATCTGCGGCAAGCGGTGCTGGATGGGGCTTTCCGTGCTGACTTGTTCCACCGTCTGAGCGTGTTTCCGCTGTCTGTACCACCACTGCGTGAGCGCAGTCAGGATGTGGCGCTGCTGGCGGGGTTCTTCTGTGAACGCAGCCGTGTGCAACTGGGGCTGGCACGGCTGGCGTTGACGGCAGACGCGGGCGCGCTACTGGAACAATACGACTGGCCGGGGAATGTGCGCGAGCTGGAACACGCCATTTATCGTGCCACTGTGCTGGCGAGAGCAGGGCAGGAATCGGGCGAGGTGCTGTTGGGGCGTGAGCATTTCAATCTTGAACTTCCCGCTCAACCTGCTCATTCCGCCACGGGATCGTCGAATGCTATCGAGATAGAGCCAGCCTATTTCATCAGTGGCGGCCTGCGGGAGGCAACGGACGACTATCAGCGCCGGATCATCCAACAAACGCTGGCACGCCATGAGGGCAACTGGTCATCCTGCGCCAGAGAACTGGAAATGGACAGCGGCAACCTGCACCGTCTGGCGAAGCGGCTAAAAATTAAAAAAGATGTTTTTTAA
- the norW gene encoding NADH:flavorubredoxin reductase NorW, which yields MMKDIVIIGAGFAARQLIRQLRKQDAHSPIRLITADSGDEYNKPDLSHVMSLQQHADDLTKLSAAAFAEENRITLLANTRVTTIDRHAQQVICGTDRYDYHKLVFATGASAMVPPIPGREHMLTLNSQQEYRTHESRLWQAERVLVLGAGLIGTELAMDLGRAGKRVTLVDCANSILPALMPPEVSARLQFTLTQQGVSLLLNTTLQQLEKTETGVQATFTDGRAVEVDEILSAIGLQANTQLAKAAGLAVQKGIQTNAQLQTTDPQIYALGDCAEIGGKLLPFLQPIQLSAITLAKNLLGASETLTLPPMLVKIKTPLFPLQMAGDTTSSDLHWQQEWNAQGMVAKALDGQQMLRAFVVGGERMKEAFPLLRQLSTVSSTTA from the coding sequence ATGATGAAAGATATCGTGATTATTGGCGCGGGCTTTGCCGCCCGCCAGCTCATCCGACAGTTGCGCAAGCAGGATGCTCACAGCCCTATCCGCCTGATTACCGCCGACAGCGGCGATGAATACAACAAGCCGGATTTAAGCCATGTGATGAGCCTGCAACAGCACGCCGACGATCTGACCAAACTGTCGGCAGCCGCGTTTGCCGAAGAAAACCGTATCACGCTGCTGGCCAATACGCGTGTCACCACCATCGACCGCCATGCACAACAGGTCATCTGCGGCACGGATCGTTACGATTACCACAAACTGGTGTTCGCAACCGGAGCCAGCGCGATGGTGCCGCCGATTCCGGGACGCGAGCATATGCTGACGCTCAATAGTCAGCAGGAATACCGCACCCACGAAAGTCGGCTCTGGCAGGCTGAACGCGTACTGGTGCTCGGTGCCGGACTCATCGGAACCGAGCTGGCAATGGATTTGGGCCGCGCAGGAAAACGGGTCACGCTGGTAGACTGCGCCAACAGCATTCTGCCCGCGTTGATGCCGCCCGAAGTCAGCGCGCGCCTGCAATTCACGCTGACGCAGCAGGGCGTTTCGCTGCTGCTGAACACGACCCTGCAACAGTTGGAGAAAACCGAAACCGGCGTACAGGCTACATTTACCGATGGCCGCGCTGTCGAAGTAGACGAAATACTCTCCGCTATCGGTTTGCAGGCCAACACACAATTGGCGAAAGCGGCGGGTTTGGCTGTGCAGAAAGGCATTCAGACCAATGCGCAGTTACAGACCACCGACCCACAGATTTATGCGCTGGGCGACTGTGCGGAGATTGGCGGTAAGCTCCTGCCCTTCCTGCAACCGATTCAGCTCAGCGCGATTACGCTGGCGAAAAACCTGCTGGGTGCCAGCGAGACGCTAACGCTGCCGCCGATGCTGGTTAAAATCAAAACGCCGCTGTTTCCTTTACAGATGGCTGGCGATACCACCAGCAGTGATTTGCACTGGCAGCAGGAATGGAACGCACAGGGGATGGTGGCGAAAGCGCTGGATGGTCAGCAAATGCTGCGCGCCTTTGTGGTCGGTGGCGAGCGGATGAAAGAGGCATTTCCGCTGCTGCGGCAGCTTTCCACCGTGAGTTCAACCACGGCCTGA
- a CDS encoding ISAs1 family transposase — protein sequence MNLDTIKAHFSIIRDERQSAKVDYPLFDILFASICAVIAGGQGWTDIREYVLGHHDWFLKQGLFEKGVPVDDTFARLISNIEPAEFRDCFLAWMKAVHKLTCGEVVAIDGKTLRGSYDRDDRQSTIHMVSAYASANQLVLGQLKTDAKSNEITAIPALIQMLDLRGAIVTIDAMACQTKIAKAITSKGGDYLLAVKGNQGKLAAAIQAAFTPHRRAPIDRGISQVEKQKSRVEARTYHVLDASDMVGDFSAWLGLTSIVMVESYRAAKGKAPELEYRYYISSAKLTPEQAGDAIRAHWGIESMHWILDVSMREDACQIYRENAAENLAGLRHMALNMLRAEPTKISVPMKQKRCMMKPVFLEQVLMAGLTSMVKC from the coding sequence ATGAATTTAGATACCATCAAAGCGCATTTCAGTATCATCCGCGATGAACGACAAAGCGCAAAAGTGGATTACCCACTGTTTGATATTTTGTTTGCTTCAATCTGCGCAGTGATAGCGGGAGGCCAGGGCTGGACTGACATTCGTGAGTACGTTCTCGGCCATCATGACTGGTTCCTTAAACAGGGCTTATTTGAAAAAGGTGTGCCCGTTGATGATACCTTTGCTCGCCTAATTTCAAATATTGAGCCCGCTGAATTCCGCGATTGTTTTCTCGCCTGGATGAAAGCCGTGCACAAGTTAACCTGTGGTGAAGTCGTCGCTATTGATGGCAAGACTTTGCGCGGCTCTTATGACAGAGACGACAGGCAAAGCACCATCCATATGGTAAGTGCCTATGCCAGCGCCAACCAACTCGTATTGGGCCAGCTTAAAACTGATGCTAAAAGCAATGAAATCACCGCGATACCCGCGCTGATTCAGATGTTGGACTTGCGAGGTGCCATCGTGACAATTGATGCGATGGCCTGTCAGACCAAGATTGCCAAGGCGATTACGAGCAAAGGTGGCGACTACTTATTGGCAGTTAAGGGCAATCAAGGCAAGTTAGCGGCAGCGATACAGGCCGCTTTTACCCCACATCGGCGCGCGCCAATTGACAGGGGCATATCTCAAGTTGAGAAGCAGAAAAGCCGAGTGGAGGCACGCACTTACCATGTACTGGATGCCAGTGATATGGTTGGGGATTTCTCTGCCTGGCTCGGGCTAACCAGCATAGTCATGGTCGAAAGTTACCGCGCAGCAAAAGGCAAAGCGCCAGAGTTGGAGTACCGCTACTACATCAGTTCAGCCAAACTAACCCCAGAGCAGGCCGGAGATGCGATACGGGCCCATTGGGGTATCGAGTCCATGCATTGGATTTTAGATGTCAGTATGCGAGAGGATGCTTGCCAGATTTACCGAGAAAACGCCGCAGAAAACTTGGCAGGGTTAAGGCACATGGCGCTGAACATGCTCAGAGCCGAGCCAACGAAGATTAGCGTACCGATGAAACAAAAACGCTGCATGATGAAACCCGTGTTCTTGGAGCAAGTTCTTATGGCTGGATTAACGTCAATGGTTAAATGTTGA
- a CDS encoding acyltransferase: MKLLESEIRDVISGNNVTIIRPANIYECELKDNVFIGPFVEIQKGCLIGSGSRVQSHTFICENVTLGMNCFIGHNVTFANDLFHSGVPDPSPNNWITISLGDSVIVGSGATILSPYICSGSVIGAGSVVVKQIEVKGIYAGNPAKLIRLL; this comes from the coding sequence ATGAAATTGTTAGAAAGCGAAATTCGCGACGTGATTTCAGGAAATAACGTCACCATCATCAGACCTGCCAATATTTATGAATGTGAACTCAAGGATAACGTATTCATTGGCCCTTTTGTTGAGATACAGAAAGGGTGTCTAATTGGTAGTGGTAGCCGGGTTCAGTCACACACATTTATCTGTGAAAACGTAACATTAGGCATGAACTGCTTCATCGGCCATAACGTGACGTTCGCAAACGATCTGTTTCATTCCGGTGTGCCGGACCCTTCACCGAATAACTGGATCACCATTTCCCTCGGAGATTCGGTCATTGTGGGAAGCGGAGCCACCATTCTGTCGCCATATATATGCAGTGGTTCCGTCATCGGCGCAGGTTCCGTCGTGGTTAAACAGATTGAGGTAAAAGGGATTTATGCAGGAAACCCAGCAAAATTAATCAGGCTATTATGA
- the ribB gene encoding 3,4-dihydroxy-2-butanone-4-phosphate synthase: protein MNQTLLSEFGNPTERVERALDALRHGRGVLVLDDEDRENEGDMIFSAENMTVEQMALTIRHGSGIVCLCLTEERRQQLELPMMVEKNSSHYQTAFTVTIEAAEGVTTGVSAADRLTTIRAAIADNAKPSDLNRPGHVFPLRAQPGGVLTRGGHTEATVDLMTLAGLKPSGVLCELTNDDGSMAHAPEVITFAKQHDMPVLTIEDLVAYRIAAARKAS from the coding sequence ATGAATCAGACATTACTTTCTGAATTTGGCAATCCTACCGAACGCGTAGAACGCGCACTTGATGCATTGCGTCATGGCCGCGGCGTGCTGGTGTTGGATGACGAAGATCGTGAAAACGAAGGTGACATGATCTTTTCCGCTGAAAATATGACTGTTGAACAAATGGCGCTGACGATTCGTCACGGCAGTGGCATTGTGTGCCTGTGCCTGACGGAAGAGCGTCGCCAGCAACTGGAATTGCCGATGATGGTGGAGAAGAACTCCAGCCATTACCAAACGGCATTCACCGTGACGATCGAAGCCGCCGAAGGCGTGACGACGGGCGTTTCCGCTGCCGACCGCTTGACCACCATTCGTGCCGCGATTGCGGATAACGCCAAGCCGAGCGATCTGAATCGTCCTGGTCACGTATTCCCGCTGCGTGCCCAGCCGGGTGGCGTGTTAACTCGCGGGGGGCACACTGAAGCGACGGTCGATCTGATGACGCTGGCGGGCCTGAAGCCGTCTGGTGTTCTGTGTGAACTGACGAACGATGATGGTTCAATGGCGCACGCGCCGGAAGTGATCACGTTTGCCAAACAGCACGATATGCCGGTACTGACGATTGAAGATCTGGTGGCTTACCGTATTGCGGCAGCGCGCAAAGCCAGCTGA
- a CDS encoding arylamine N-acetyltransferase family protein produces MNDLLRFTSRINISAPTISDVSYLFKLHCAHIYSIPFENMSMKENASKGISYLTIAESILGNRRGGICFEFSVLLKPFLEHVGFIYRCRLARLLTPIFTPATHQIFVISIEEKDWIFDIGYGAKGPRAPLLLADGYEHQHSFLSSRVSKCHKHGWIVSVKENSKPDALWEDIYAFHDIETTIEDVDMAYFYTLYSPNSLLNMNNVASMPTKNGRISIRNNIFTEVDGLSSSSNEIANREELSLLLSSRFGINIEPEKLPHM; encoded by the coding sequence ATGAACGATTTGCTACGTTTCACTTCTCGTATAAATATTTCCGCCCCTACTATTTCAGATGTAAGTTATCTTTTTAAATTGCATTGTGCTCACATATATTCAATTCCATTTGAAAATATGAGCATGAAAGAAAATGCATCCAAGGGAATTAGTTATTTAACTATAGCCGAATCCATCTTAGGAAATAGAAGAGGAGGGATTTGTTTTGAATTTTCTGTTTTGCTTAAACCTTTTCTAGAACATGTTGGATTTATATATAGGTGCCGATTGGCCAGATTGTTAACACCGATATTTACCCCTGCAACCCACCAGATATTCGTTATTTCAATAGAGGAGAAAGATTGGATCTTCGACATTGGTTATGGGGCTAAAGGCCCAAGGGCCCCTTTACTTTTAGCTGATGGGTATGAGCACCAACATTCTTTTCTTTCTTCTCGTGTAAGTAAATGTCACAAGCATGGATGGATCGTCTCAGTGAAAGAAAATAGTAAACCGGATGCATTGTGGGAAGATATTTATGCTTTTCATGATATTGAAACAACGATTGAAGATGTTGATATGGCGTATTTCTATACTTTGTATTCACCAAATAGTCTCCTCAACATGAACAATGTGGCAAGTATGCCAACGAAAAATGGGCGTATAAGTATACGCAACAACATTTTCACTGAGGTCGATGGGTTGTCTTCTTCTTCAAACGAAATAGCAAACCGAGAAGAACTATCGTTACTTCTTTCATCTCGATTTGGGATCAATATCGAACCTGAAAAATTACCCCATATGTGA